One genomic segment of Terriglobia bacterium includes these proteins:
- a CDS encoding tetratricopeptide repeat protein yields the protein MRAPQVLAKYAVLVLCFAAPFVFSQSGGQTGGGSTTKNTPSVPARPTSPRIQEERRLVFLSGRVTLDDGTEPPERASIERVCNGRVRRESYTDSHGQFGFQLGAEDRGFQDASVGGGPDPMRNMSPFPNPQAAGRSLGTASQGATQQDGTASQGVTQQYGTASQGVTQQEWLGCELRANLAGFRSDSIALAGRQLFDNGSVGTIVLHRLGNVEGTSISATSLRAPRNAKKAFERGQNFLKKGNKAEAAGQFSKAIELYPMYAEARMQLGDIYANLGRREEAKKSYEQALEADPHFLPPYFGLAVLAAQEKDWKSVAELSARALALNAYEYPVAYFYDAAANYNLRNFDRAEKSARAGQRLDSQHRLPRIDFILANVLMQRGDFAGAAEQLRSFLNHAPPGAEADEAREMLAGTESRLAAAAPAANAVATPK from the coding sequence AGTACGCAGTCCTTGTATTGTGTTTCGCCGCACCGTTCGTGTTTTCACAGTCCGGCGGCCAAACCGGCGGGGGTAGCACGACGAAGAACACTCCCAGCGTGCCCGCACGCCCGACGTCGCCCAGAATACAGGAGGAGCGCCGGTTAGTGTTCCTCAGCGGGCGAGTCACGCTGGACGACGGCACGGAGCCGCCGGAACGGGCGTCAATCGAACGCGTGTGCAACGGACGGGTGCGGCGCGAGTCCTATACCGACTCGCACGGACAGTTCGGGTTTCAGTTGGGCGCGGAGGATCGAGGTTTTCAGGATGCATCGGTGGGGGGCGGTCCCGATCCGATGCGCAACATGTCACCGTTCCCGAATCCACAAGCGGCAGGCAGGTCACTCGGGACGGCGAGTCAAGGGGCCACGCAGCAGGACGGGACGGCGAGTCAAGGGGTCACGCAGCAGTACGGGACGGCGAGTCAAGGGGTCACGCAGCAGGAATGGCTGGGTTGCGAGCTACGCGCGAACCTGGCAGGATTCCGTTCGGATTCCATTGCGCTGGCAGGGCGCCAGCTCTTCGACAATGGCAGCGTGGGGACGATCGTGCTGCACCGTCTCGGCAACGTAGAGGGCACCAGCATCAGCGCCACCTCGCTGCGGGCGCCGCGGAATGCGAAAAAGGCGTTTGAACGTGGCCAGAATTTTCTGAAGAAAGGGAACAAAGCGGAGGCGGCCGGGCAGTTCAGCAAAGCGATCGAATTGTATCCGATGTACGCAGAGGCACGGATGCAACTCGGCGATATCTACGCCAACCTGGGACGCCGTGAGGAAGCGAAAAAGTCGTACGAGCAGGCCCTCGAAGCTGATCCGCACTTCCTGCCGCCGTACTTCGGCCTGGCGGTGCTGGCGGCCCAGGAGAAGGATTGGAAGTCTGTCGCCGAACTCAGCGCACGCGCGCTGGCGCTGAATGCCTACGAATATCCCGTCGCGTATTTTTACGATGCGGCCGCCAACTACAATCTGCGCAACTTCGATCGGGCCGAGAAAAGCGCGCGCGCGGGACAGCGACTGGATTCGCAACATCGCTTGCCGCGTATTGATTTCATTCTCGCCAACGTCCTCATGCAACGCGGGGACTTTGCCGGCGCCGCCGAGCAACTGCGCTCGTTCCTGAATCATGCGCCACCCGGCGCGGAGGCGGACGAGGCGCGTGAAATGCTGGCGGGCACCGAGAGCAGGCTGGCGGCCGCCGCTCCGGCCGCCAACGCGGTGGCGACGCCGAAGTAA